Part of the Lotus japonicus ecotype B-129 chromosome 6, LjGifu_v1.2 genome, CCTATATGTTACTTATATTGCATTTCTTTGAAGAGTGTATATTTGAACAAAATAACATTACTACTTTCTCAGGATTGCATACTATGAGCATGAAATGCTGGTTTGCAAACTTGAGAATACTGATGCTGAGGGCTGACTCAGCCCTTGAGCAAGTGAAGTCCCTGCCCCAAAAAGTATTTTTAGTTGGTAATATTCTCTCATTAGAAGTAAAGATTtaccttttaaaaaataagctCCTTATCTTAAGTCTTAACTAACTCTTTTATTAGTTGACTTCTTTTATCCTATTAACCTTAGTTAAAGTTCATATattcaattatttaatattataaacATTAGAATATATGAAAGTCTACAAAACATTGATTATTATCTAATTGTTCAGCACCTATTAAAGACAGGTTAGCGTTAGTGATGCTTTCAAATGCTGTCTTTCTGCTTTCTAAATTCCAATATAAACCAATCTCCTTTACATGGTACCTAATTTTACATCTCGAAAAGCCAAAAATATCAATTTCAAAGTAAAATATAatagttttattaaaattattttaataaatttgaaaaggtcttatcttagaattcattCTGGGTCTAGATATGCTGCTGCTGTAAATGTGTAGTTTCTTTTCTGCCTAAATAATTTACAAACATGTGCCGGCAGCCTTGGCATAAAAACTTGATTTGTTTTTAGGCTGTTTCAATTGTACCCATCTCTTACTTTCTCTGTTTccatcaaattaatttttctctAGGCTTCGGTGATACACTTTTAAGGGCTACGCTAAAAAGCAATTTTATAACATAATCTATTATCTATGGTTCTTCCCCTGTAGTTGTAAAACAAGCATATAACCCTTCATTTTGTCTTCATAACTGCTTCATATTTGAATTCGGAAGGGGGTGCAATTTATAtaaggaaacaaacaaaaatgcTAATTGGTGCAAACAACTTTAGTGTGAACTGAATGAAAGAGAACATGGCTTTTGTCTAGGATTGTGTAACTGTTTTTATCATCTCTGCCCATGTATGTTTTCCAATATTTGATAGATTTTCAATTTTGTCATGATATTTTGGCATGAAGTCTTTCATAGTAAACAGATCAGAATGGTAAGACGGTCTGTCTCATCTTTGTCTTTGTTAAGAGTTTAATCAGCTAACAGATCAGAACAAGCTATTGAAGAAATTCCTCTAGGTGGCATGCTTTGGCAGTTTGGCTAGATCAACTGAGCTGcactcttgattttttttttttctttaattgaaTTCAAAGTTGAAACAACTGGCTATCTCTCTGAAGTATGATTCACTCCCCATATGGTTCTAAAAATTAATTGTGCAGATATGTTGCTGTTGGTGATGAGCCGTTTCTTAAAAGTTATGGTGAACAGTTTCATCCCTTTGTAATTGGAGCTGCTATGAACATTCAATCAGCTTTAAAGAGAGCTAAACTGGACAGCAGAGTGAAAGTAGTGGTTCCATGTAGCTTTGACAGTTTCGAGTCAGGATCGAACCTCTCCTCAGAAGTGCATTTCAGGCCTGACCTCAACAAAACCATGATTCAGCTCCTTTCATTTCTTGACAAGCACGGATCCCCTTTCTTTGTGACCATTTCTCCATTCATAACCTTCCTTCAAACCAAAAACACCTCACTGGACTTTTTCCTCTTTAAAGAAACTGCACGCCCTCGTAATTTCAGCCATAAAACATACAAAAATAGCTTCGACTTGAGTTACGATACAGTGGTTGCTGCATTATCAGAAGTTGGATTTCCTAGCATGGACGTTGTTGTGGCGAAGATTGGTTGGCCGACGGATGGATCTGCCAATGCAAGCTCATACCTAGCAGAAACATTCATGAAAGGCCTGATAAACCATCTTCATAGAAGCTCGGGGACCCCGCTCAGGCCGCATCAGCAACCGCCCGAAACATACATTTTAAGCCTTCTTGACGAGGACGAAAGGAGCATTGCTGCCGGAAACTTTGAGAGGCATTGGGGATTGTTCACTTTTGATGGCCAAGCAAAGTACCATGTGGACCTTGGCCAGGGCTCAAAGAGTCTTGTGAATGCTCAAAATGTTGAGTATCTTTCCTCTAAGTGGTGTGTTgtgaacaacaacaaagactTGTCTAATGCAACTGCAAGCGCTTCAGAAGCTTGTGCAAATGCTGATTGTACTGCTCTATCTCCTGGTGGATCTTGTTTTAACATCAGCTGGCCTAGTAACATATCATATGCTTTTAACAGTTATTATCAGCAGCATGATCAAACAGCAGAAAGCTGTGACTTTGGCGGTCTTGGTTTAATCACCACCGTTGATCCGTCCATGGATCGTTGCAGGTTTCCGATTGAGATTCGCACTTCACAAGCTGAATCTAGCAGGGTGTGCAGCTTCCAGTGGATGATTTTACTTGTAACAACCTTCTTGGCAGTTAGGTAAAGGTGAGGATATTTTTACAGTAGATGTCTATTGTTGAATTAAAATGGTTATCACTTTTTTCTCAGGTAATTTATTCATGCAGGTTAGGTATTCAGGAATTAGGATGTAACTTTGGTTTCCCTGTTTCATGGTTATTCACCGCATACATTTCTAGTTAATCAATTGCATGTGGTTGATATGAGATGGCCATCTCCTGAAATTGAGTGATAATCATCACAATCAGTCACAAATGTTCATGATTGACAATAGATATATAGATGTGAGTATGATCGTGCACTAGCTAGTGCCCCCAATGTAGAGGCGAGGGTATGTCATGACGGCcaatatatttatttagaaaagaatttttttttggtggaagctgttttattttttaata contains:
- the LOC130723872 gene encoding glucan endo-1,3-beta-glucosidase 9 → MPTISHFVTFTFLTISTMACAAQAVGVNWGTEASHPLPAPKVVKLLKSNNINKVKLFDANSSVLLALSGSNVAVTVGIPNILLRSLNSSKKAADSWVHDNVTRYVSNGGSVARIEYVAVGDEPFLKSYGEQFHPFVIGAAMNIQSALKRAKLDSRVKVVVPCSFDSFESGSNLSSEVHFRPDLNKTMIQLLSFLDKHGSPFFVTISPFITFLQTKNTSLDFFLFKETARPRNFSHKTYKNSFDLSYDTVVAALSEVGFPSMDVVVAKIGWPTDGSANASSYLAETFMKGLINHLHRSSGTPLRPHQQPPETYILSLLDEDERSIAAGNFERHWGLFTFDGQAKYHVDLGQGSKSLVNAQNVEYLSSKWCVVNNNKDLSNATASASEACANADCTALSPGGSCFNISWPSNISYAFNSYYQQHDQTAESCDFGGLGLITTVDPSMDRCRFPIEIRTSQAESSRVCSFQWMILLVTTFLAVR